In one Phoenix dactylifera cultivar Barhee BC4 unplaced genomic scaffold, palm_55x_up_171113_PBpolish2nd_filt_p 000284F, whole genome shotgun sequence genomic region, the following are encoded:
- the LOC120105443 gene encoding probable serine/threonine-protein kinase PBL8 isoform X3 yields MMMPTLDTYCRLCHLTARSDVYSFGAWRQGLCFVIASLSQDHYRLAFMDDFSQEFFQYLLECLMTILARARSGAEQSLRRLRSVDKTRPSKEQSLVDWARPKLNDNIVEMMMPTLDTYCRLCT; encoded by the exons atgatgatgccgacccttgatacatattgtagattgt GTCACTTGACAGCTAGGAGTGATGTCTACAGCTTCGGG GCATGGAGGCAGGGCTTATGCTTTGTGATTGCCAGCTTGTCCCAGGATCACTACAGATTGGCATTTATGGACGACTTT TCGCAAGAATTCTTTCAATATCTTTTAGAATGTTTAATGACAATACTCGCCCGAGCAAGGAGCGGAGCAGAGCAGAGCTTAAGAAGACTCCGGTCTGTGGACAAGACTCGCCCGAGCAAGGAGCAGAGCTTGGTTGACTGGGCTCGCCCCAAGCTTAATGACAAtattgtagagatgatgatgccgacccttgatacatattgtagattgtgtacgtag
- the LOC120105443 gene encoding telomere repeat-binding protein 2-like isoform X1 — translation MMMPTLDTYCRLCMEAGLMLCDCQLVPGSLQIGIYGRLLKLSIKSFKVPELFVEIPQNATVGSLKSQEFFQYLLECLMTILARARSGAEQSLRRLRSVDKTRPSKEQSLVDWARPKLNDNIVEMMMPTLDTYCRLCT, via the exons atgatgatgccgacccttgatacatattgtagattgt GCATGGAGGCAGGGCTTATGCTTTGTGATTGCCAGCTTGTCCCAGGATCACTACAGATTGGCATTTATGGACGACTTT TGAAACTTAGCATCAAGTCCTTCAAGGTGCCAGAACTTTTTGTTGAGATTCCTCAAAATGCTACTGTTGGTTCCTTGAAG TCGCAAGAATTCTTTCAATATCTTTTAGAATGTTTAATGACAATACTCGCCCGAGCAAGGAGCGGAGCAGAGCAGAGCTTAAGAAGACTCCGGTCTGTGGACAAGACTCGCCCGAGCAAGGAGCAGAGCTTGGTTGACTGGGCTCGCCCCAAGCTTAATGACAAtattgtagagatgatgatgccgacccttgatacatattgtagattgtgtacgtag
- the LOC120105443 gene encoding telomere repeat-binding protein 2-like isoform X2, translating to MEAGLMLCDCQLVPGSLQIGIYGRLLKLSIKSFKVPELFVEIPQNATVGSLKSQEFFQYLLECLMTILARARSGAEQSLRRLRSVDKTRPSKEQSLVDWARPKLNDNIVEMMMPTLDTYCRLCT from the exons ATGGAGGCAGGGCTTATGCTTTGTGATTGCCAGCTTGTCCCAGGATCACTACAGATTGGCATTTATGGACGACTTT TGAAACTTAGCATCAAGTCCTTCAAGGTGCCAGAACTTTTTGTTGAGATTCCTCAAAATGCTACTGTTGGTTCCTTGAAG TCGCAAGAATTCTTTCAATATCTTTTAGAATGTTTAATGACAATACTCGCCCGAGCAAGGAGCGGAGCAGAGCAGAGCTTAAGAAGACTCCGGTCTGTGGACAAGACTCGCCCGAGCAAGGAGCAGAGCTTGGTTGACTGGGCTCGCCCCAAGCTTAATGACAAtattgtagagatgatgatgccgacccttgatacatattgtagattgtgtacgtag